The proteins below are encoded in one region of Bacillota bacterium:
- the ltaE gene encoding low-specificity L-threonine aldolase produces MRTIDLRSDTVTIPTPAMREAMARAEVGDDVYGEDPTVIRLEEMAAARMGKEAGLLCASGTMANQVAVMTHTRRGDEVILQEEAHIYYYEAGALAVLSGVQPRLVRGQRGMMDPDELARAIRPSNIHYPPPRLLCLENTHNRAGGTVMTPALTRALADVARGRGLAVHLDGARIFNAAVYVGCDPRELAAPADSVMFCLSKGLAAPIGSVICGSREFVERARRNRKIVGGAMRQAGVIAAAGVVALETMVDRLAEDHVHARLLADLLAEDPLFRVDRETVQTNIVLCWLTRGDAFEYVRRLAARGVKVNATGPDRIRLVTHKDVSRADVEEAAAIMKEEARRLPG; encoded by the coding sequence TTGCGGACCATTGACCTGCGCAGCGACACGGTGACCATCCCCACCCCTGCTATGCGGGAAGCCATGGCCCGGGCTGAGGTGGGCGATGACGTCTACGGGGAGGACCCCACCGTCATCCGGCTCGAGGAGATGGCCGCTGCGCGCATGGGCAAGGAGGCCGGCCTGCTATGCGCTTCGGGCACCATGGCCAACCAGGTGGCGGTGATGACCCACACGCGCCGGGGGGATGAGGTGATCCTGCAGGAAGAAGCACACATCTACTACTACGAGGCGGGGGCGCTGGCCGTGCTCTCGGGAGTCCAGCCGCGCCTGGTCAGGGGGCAGCGGGGCATGATGGACCCCGACGAGCTGGCCCGCGCCATCCGGCCCTCGAACATCCACTACCCGCCCCCCCGGCTCCTCTGCCTGGAGAATACCCACAACCGGGCCGGGGGCACGGTGATGACGCCCGCCCTCACCCGGGCCCTGGCCGACGTGGCCCGCGGGCGGGGGCTGGCCGTACACCTCGACGGGGCCCGCATATTCAACGCGGCGGTGTACGTCGGTTGCGATCCCCGGGAACTGGCGGCACCCGCCGACTCGGTCATGTTCTGCCTCTCCAAGGGGCTGGCGGCCCCTATCGGGTCGGTGATATGCGGGTCGCGGGAGTTCGTCGAGCGGGCGCGGCGTAACCGCAAGATCGTGGGCGGGGCCATGCGACAGGCGGGGGTGATCGCCGCCGCCGGGGTGGTGGCCCTGGAGACCATGGTGGACCGGCTGGCGGAGGACCACGTCCACGCCCGCCTGCTGGCCGACCTGCTCGCCGAAGATCCCCTTTTCCGGGTGGACAGGGAAACCGTGCAGACTAACATCGTGCTGTGCTGGCTCACCCGGGGAGACGCCTTTGAGTACGTTAGGCGGCTAGCCGCGCGCGGGGTGAAGGTGAATGCCACCGGGCCCGACCGCATCCGCCTGGTGACCCACAAGGACGTCTCCCGGGCCGACGTCGAAGAGGCGGCCGCCATCATGAAGGAAGAGGCCCGCCGCCTCCCCGGTTGA
- a CDS encoding Hsp20/alpha crystallin family protein — translation MPRADVYQEDGDYVIITDVPGIDLDTLDLTWDGGELVLEATIRSPEKPERKPVVRERPSGTYYRRIPLGADLDPAGAVASYCDGILEVRVPRKRRRARRARTVRVKRPEE, via the coding sequence ATGCCCCGGGCCGACGTTTACCAGGAGGACGGGGACTACGTCATCATCACCGACGTCCCCGGCATTGACCTTGACACCCTGGACCTCACCTGGGACGGCGGGGAACTGGTCCTCGAGGCTACCATCCGGTCCCCCGAGAAGCCCGAACGCAAACCGGTGGTGCGCGAGCGCCCCAGTGGGACCTACTACCGGCGCATCCCCCTGGGAGCCGACCTGGACCCCGCGGGGGCGGTGGCCAGCTACTGCGACGGTATCCTGGAGGTACGGGTACCGCGCAAGCGCCGGCGTGCCAGGCGGGCCCGCACCGTCCGGGTCAAACGCCCGGAAGAGTGA
- a CDS encoding succinate CoA transferase: MAPDEAARLVPEAAVVGVSGFARAGSPKEVPRALARQARAGHPLRLSVWSGGSVGGEIDEELAGAGGIARRLPYQSLGAMRRLINRGDIAYLDQHLGVCAEMVRARHLGKVDVALVEACAIREDGAIVPTSSVGNAALYAAVADRVIVEVNLWHPPGMEGLHDIWGYSGPPGREPLPLVEPLQRIGEPAIAVDPDRIAAIVAAHQPDHPYSFEAPDDASRRIGLDLLDFLRGEARAGRLPPTLLPLQTGIGNLGNAVLSALAEWERPGLVFFSEVLQDGVLDLIDAGMACGASGTSLALSAAGQERLYRNLERYRRHLVLRPQEVSNSGEAIRRLGVIAINTAVEVDIYGHVNSTHVLGSQMLNGIGGSGDFSRNAFLSIFVSPSTARDGTISCVVPMVSHVDHTEHEVHVLITEQGVADLRGLSPRERAQAIISCCAHPAYRPLLEDYFARARRQGGHSPHLLAEALSWHLRYQNTGTMLP; the protein is encoded by the coding sequence ATGGCTCCCGACGAGGCCGCCCGCCTGGTGCCCGAGGCAGCGGTAGTGGGCGTGAGCGGGTTCGCGCGGGCGGGGAGCCCCAAGGAGGTACCCCGGGCCCTGGCGCGGCAGGCACGGGCGGGACACCCCCTCCGGCTCAGTGTGTGGTCGGGTGGCTCGGTGGGGGGCGAGATCGACGAGGAACTGGCCGGCGCGGGCGGCATCGCGCGACGCCTCCCCTACCAGTCCCTCGGTGCCATGCGCCGGCTCATCAACCGCGGCGATATCGCCTACCTGGATCAGCACCTGGGTGTGTGCGCGGAGATGGTGAGGGCCCGCCATCTCGGCAAGGTGGATGTGGCCCTGGTGGAAGCGTGTGCCATCCGCGAGGACGGGGCCATTGTGCCCACCTCCTCGGTGGGGAACGCTGCCCTGTACGCTGCGGTGGCCGACCGGGTCATCGTGGAGGTGAACCTCTGGCACCCGCCCGGGATGGAGGGGCTGCACGACATCTGGGGCTACTCCGGGCCCCCGGGGCGCGAACCCCTTCCCCTGGTGGAACCGCTGCAGCGCATCGGCGAGCCGGCCATCGCCGTGGACCCCGACCGCATCGCGGCCATCGTGGCGGCCCATCAGCCCGACCACCCCTACAGCTTCGAAGCACCCGATGACGCCTCCCGCCGCATCGGCCTGGATCTCCTTGACTTCCTGCGGGGAGAGGCGCGGGCGGGACGGTTGCCGCCCACGCTCCTGCCGCTCCAGACGGGGATCGGGAACCTGGGCAATGCCGTCTTGAGCGCCCTGGCCGAGTGGGAGCGGCCGGGGCTGGTCTTCTTCTCCGAGGTGTTGCAGGACGGCGTCCTCGACCTGATCGATGCCGGCATGGCCTGCGGTGCCTCCGGCACTTCGCTGGCCCTCTCGGCGGCCGGCCAGGAGCGCCTGTATCGCAACCTGGAGCGCTACCGGCGCCACCTGGTCCTGCGTCCCCAGGAGGTCTCCAACAGCGGCGAGGCCATCCGGCGCCTGGGTGTGATCGCCATCAACACGGCGGTGGAGGTGGACATTTACGGTCACGTCAACTCCACCCACGTGCTCGGGTCCCAGATGCTAAATGGCATCGGCGGGTCCGGCGACTTTTCGCGCAATGCTTTCCTGTCCATCTTCGTCAGTCCCTCCACGGCACGGGACGGAACGATCTCCTGTGTGGTGCCCATGGTCTCCCACGTGGACCACACCGAACACGAGGTGCACGTCCTGATCACCGAGCAGGGGGTGGCGGACCTGCGGGGTCTAAGTCCCCGGGAGAGGGCGCAGGCCATCATCTCATGCTGTGCCCACCCGGCCTATCGCCCCCTGCTGGAGGACTACTTCGCCCGCGCCCGCCGGCAGGGCGGGCATTCCCCTCACCTCCTGGCCGAGGCCCTCTCCTGGCACCTCCGCTACCAGAACACCGGCACCATGCTCCCCTAG
- the trxA gene encoding thioredoxin — MAKPVELTEQNFPREVGDSELPVLVDFWAPWCGPCRMVAPVVEEVAAEYDGRLRVGKVNVDENPNLAGQHGVMAIPTLILFKDGQPVDRIVGYVPRAELKKKLDPHI; from the coding sequence GTGGCCAAGCCTGTGGAGCTGACGGAGCAGAACTTTCCTCGCGAAGTGGGTGACTCCGAGCTGCCCGTGCTCGTTGATTTCTGGGCGCCGTGGTGCGGCCCCTGCCGCATGGTGGCCCCGGTGGTGGAGGAAGTGGCAGCGGAGTACGATGGCCGGCTGAGGGTCGGCAAGGTGAACGTGGATGAGAACCCCAACCTGGCCGGCCAGCACGGCGTCATGGCCATTCCCACCCTGATCCTCTTCAAGGACGGCCAGCCGGTCGACCGCATCGTGGGCTACGTCCCCAGGGCGGAACTGAAGAAAAAGCTGGACCCTCACATCTAG
- the aspS gene encoding aspartate--tRNA ligase, which translates to MAGLLRSHYCGELRPHHAGQEVAVAGWIRAVRDHGGLLFLDLRDRSGVVQVVFHPEGEEGGDLFRRAQELRAEYVVLVRGEVGMRPPGRANPALPTGEVEVIPSRLEVLAPSLVPPFEVDGRAEPDESLRLRYRYLDLRRPVMLERLGFRHRAVKAVRDFLDSRGFWEVETPALTRSTPEGARDYLVPSRVQPGHFYALPQSPQLFKQLLMMAGVDRYFQIARCFRDEDLRADRQPEFTQIDLEMAFADEGDVLTVTEEMMAHLFRTCLDVDLELPFPRLSWDESMDRFGTDKPDLRLPWEIADLSDLATRIGFRIFRDALAEGGTVRGLRLPGITLTRREIDDLTGEIASLGGKGLAWLAWEDGGQVRGSVARFLGEEAPAWRARLGAGPGDTVLILAGPVPVVRRVLGFLRAQVAEEKGATREPGWRFLWVTGFPLLEWNEEEGRWQAEHHPFTSPVEEHLPWLETDPGKVRARCYDLVLNGEELGSGSIRIHRRELQERVFGAMDISAEEARERFGFLLEAFGYGAPPHGGIALGLDRLLMLMVGAPSMRDVIAFPKTARASCPLTGAPAPVSPAQLNELHLRLQARCTPGR; encoded by the coding sequence GTGGCAGGATTGCTACGGAGTCACTATTGCGGCGAGTTGCGGCCGCATCACGCCGGGCAGGAGGTTGCGGTGGCGGGGTGGATCAGGGCCGTCCGTGATCACGGGGGCCTGTTGTTCCTGGACCTGCGCGACCGTTCGGGGGTCGTCCAGGTAGTCTTCCACCCCGAGGGAGAAGAGGGGGGTGACCTCTTCCGGCGGGCCCAGGAGTTGCGGGCGGAGTACGTGGTGCTGGTGCGGGGGGAGGTCGGCATGCGGCCCCCCGGCCGGGCCAACCCTGCTCTCCCCACCGGCGAGGTGGAAGTGATTCCTTCCCGCCTGGAGGTGCTGGCTCCCTCCCTGGTGCCTCCCTTTGAGGTGGACGGTCGCGCCGAGCCGGACGAATCCCTGCGCCTGCGCTACCGGTATCTCGACCTGCGCCGGCCGGTCATGCTGGAGCGCCTCGGTTTCCGCCACCGGGCGGTGAAGGCCGTACGCGACTTCCTGGACTCCCGCGGTTTCTGGGAAGTGGAGACACCCGCCCTCACCAGATCCACTCCCGAGGGGGCGCGCGACTACCTGGTGCCGAGCCGGGTGCAGCCCGGGCATTTCTATGCCCTGCCCCAGTCGCCGCAACTGTTCAAGCAGCTCCTGATGATGGCCGGCGTGGACCGCTACTTTCAGATTGCCCGCTGCTTCCGGGACGAGGACCTGCGCGCCGACCGCCAGCCCGAGTTCACCCAGATCGACCTGGAGATGGCCTTTGCCGATGAGGGCGATGTGCTCACGGTGACCGAGGAGATGATGGCTCACCTGTTCCGCACCTGCCTGGACGTGGATCTGGAGTTGCCCTTCCCCCGCCTGAGCTGGGACGAGTCTATGGACCGCTTCGGCACGGACAAGCCCGACCTGCGCCTGCCCTGGGAGATCGCGGATCTCTCCGATCTGGCCACGCGCATCGGGTTCCGCATCTTCCGGGATGCCCTTGCCGAAGGGGGCACGGTCCGGGGCCTGCGCCTGCCCGGGATCACTCTCACCCGGCGCGAGATCGACGACCTCACCGGTGAGATCGCATCGCTCGGTGGCAAGGGGCTGGCCTGGCTCGCCTGGGAAGACGGGGGACAGGTACGCGGTTCCGTGGCCCGCTTCCTGGGGGAGGAGGCTCCCGCCTGGCGCGCACGCCTGGGCGCGGGCCCGGGGGACACGGTCCTGATCTTGGCGGGGCCGGTGCCGGTGGTGCGCAGGGTGCTGGGTTTCCTCCGCGCCCAGGTGGCCGAGGAGAAGGGGGCCACGCGGGAGCCGGGCTGGCGCTTCCTGTGGGTGACGGGCTTCCCCCTGCTGGAATGGAATGAGGAGGAGGGCAGGTGGCAGGCCGAGCACCATCCCTTCACCTCCCCCGTCGAGGAGCACCTCCCCTGGCTGGAGACCGATCCCGGGAAGGTACGGGCGCGCTGCTATGACCTGGTGCTCAACGGAGAGGAGCTGGGGTCGGGGTCCATCCGCATCCACCGGCGGGAACTGCAGGAGCGGGTATTCGGCGCCATGGACATCTCCGCGGAGGAAGCGCGCGAGCGTTTCGGCTTCCTGCTGGAGGCCTTCGGCTACGGGGCTCCCCCCCACGGTGGCATCGCCCTGGGGCTGGACCGCCTGCTCATGCTGATGGTGGGAGCCCCCAGCATGCGGGACGTCATCGCCTTTCCCAAGACGGCCCGGGCCTCCTGCCCGCTGACCGGTGCCCCCGCCCCTGTCAGCCCCGCCCAGCTGAACGAGCTTCACCTGCGCCTGCAAGCCCGCTGCACCCCGGGGCGCTGA
- the hisS gene encoding histidine--tRNA ligase — protein sequence MQRPRGTQDVLPGAVYVWEYVEHVIRQVCRCYHYLEVRTPIFEHTELFERTTGETTDIVEKQMYTFRDRGGRSLTLRPEGTAPVARAYLEASERPLLPWKVFYLGPMFRHERPQAGRFRQFVQFGVEAFGADDPALDGEVIALARDLFERLGLEGLSVHLNSIGCPRCRPSYREALLSYFRGREGLCPDCTRRLEVNPLRLLDCKEPSCRALVREAPRPTDFLCPECRQHFATVQEFLGRMGIPFVLDPTLVRGLDYYTRTVFEIMHGALGAQSTVCAGGRYDGLVEQLGGDRTPGVGFAAGLERIITTLELEGRLPAPPAEVQVMVVYAGDAARPVALDLLYRLRGAGWQADIDYLGRSLRAQMKHASRLGAPLVAMVGEDEVASGEVTVRDMRSGDQVRVPAGSLEAALRRYLPDR from the coding sequence ATTCAGCGGCCCCGGGGTACCCAGGACGTGCTGCCGGGGGCCGTTTATGTGTGGGAGTATGTAGAACATGTCATCCGCCAGGTGTGCCGGTGTTACCACTACCTCGAGGTACGTACGCCTATCTTCGAGCACACCGAACTCTTCGAGCGCACGACGGGCGAGACCACCGACATCGTGGAAAAGCAGATGTACACCTTCCGCGACCGGGGCGGGCGCAGCCTCACCCTGCGCCCCGAGGGGACGGCTCCGGTGGCGCGGGCCTACCTGGAGGCGTCCGAGCGCCCTCTCTTGCCGTGGAAGGTTTTCTACCTGGGTCCCATGTTCCGCCACGAACGGCCTCAGGCGGGGCGATTCCGCCAGTTCGTGCAGTTCGGCGTGGAGGCCTTCGGTGCGGACGATCCCGCCCTGGACGGCGAGGTGATCGCCCTGGCTCGAGACCTGTTCGAGCGGCTGGGCCTGGAGGGGCTATCCGTCCACCTGAACAGTATCGGTTGCCCCCGTTGCCGCCCCTCCTACCGGGAGGCCCTGCTCTCCTACTTCCGGGGCCGGGAAGGCCTGTGTCCGGACTGCACCCGGCGGCTGGAGGTCAATCCCCTGCGGTTGCTGGACTGCAAAGAGCCCTCCTGCCGGGCCCTGGTGCGGGAGGCACCCCGGCCCACCGATTTCCTCTGCCCCGAATGCCGGCAGCACTTTGCCACCGTGCAGGAGTTCCTGGGCCGGATGGGTATCCCCTTCGTGCTCGATCCCACCCTGGTGCGCGGGCTGGACTACTACACCCGCACCGTGTTCGAGATCATGCACGGGGCCCTGGGAGCCCAAAGCACGGTGTGCGCCGGGGGCCGCTATGACGGCCTGGTGGAGCAGCTGGGGGGCGATCGCACCCCCGGGGTGGGCTTTGCCGCCGGACTGGAGCGGATCATCACCACCCTGGAGCTGGAGGGCAGACTGCCCGCGCCACCCGCAGAAGTGCAGGTGATGGTGGTGTACGCCGGCGACGCGGCCCGCCCGGTGGCCCTCGACCTCCTGTACCGGCTGCGCGGGGCGGGCTGGCAGGCCGACATCGACTACCTGGGCCGCAGCCTCCGGGCTCAGATGAAGCATGCCTCTCGCCTGGGTGCTCCCCTGGTGGCGATGGTGGGGGAGGACGAGGTGGCGTCGGGGGAGGTCACGGTGCGGGACATGCGCTCTGGCGACCAGGTGCGGGTTCCCGCCGGCAGCCTGGAGGCAGCCCTCAGGCGCTACCTGCCGGACCGGTGA
- a CDS encoding M55 family metallopeptidase, with product MKVYVSADLEGISGIVHWDETGKEGGEDYQRARRLMTREVNAAVEGALEAGAAEVVVNDSHGSMRNLLLEELHPAARLISGSPKPLSMVQGLDGGFRCAFFVGYHARAGSRGVLSHTYTGSVAEYRVNGRVMGETGMNAAVAGEYGVPVVLVSGDSTVVEEARALLGPIETVAVKEYVARNVAASLPPEKVHALLREAARRAVTRAGEIPPFRVDRPVELHTRFIHSGLADAAELMPGALRIDDVTVGYRAPDFLTAYRAGRALMALAAR from the coding sequence GTGAAGGTCTACGTATCGGCGGATCTGGAAGGCATCAGCGGGATCGTGCACTGGGATGAGACGGGCAAGGAGGGGGGCGAGGACTACCAGCGGGCCCGGCGCCTCATGACCCGCGAGGTGAACGCGGCCGTGGAGGGGGCGCTCGAGGCCGGAGCTGCCGAGGTGGTGGTGAACGACTCTCATGGTAGCATGCGCAACTTACTCCTGGAGGAACTGCACCCGGCCGCGCGCCTGATCAGCGGCAGCCCCAAGCCCCTCTCCATGGTCCAGGGGCTGGACGGCGGCTTCCGGTGCGCCTTCTTCGTGGGGTACCATGCCCGCGCCGGGAGCCGGGGAGTCTTGAGCCACACCTACACCGGGAGCGTGGCCGAGTATCGGGTGAACGGACGGGTGATGGGTGAGACGGGGATGAATGCCGCGGTGGCGGGCGAGTATGGGGTACCGGTGGTGCTGGTGTCCGGTGATTCCACGGTGGTGGAGGAGGCCCGCGCCCTGCTCGGTCCCATAGAGACGGTGGCGGTGAAGGAGTACGTGGCCCGCAATGTTGCTGCCAGCCTGCCGCCCGAGAAGGTGCACGCCCTGCTCCGGGAAGCAGCCCGCCGCGCGGTCACCCGCGCGGGTGAGATCCCTCCCTTCCGCGTGGACCGGCCCGTGGAGCTTCACACCCGGTTCATCCACAGCGGCCTGGCCGATGCGGCCGAACTGATGCCGGGGGCCCTGCGTATCGACGACGTCACCGTGGGATACCGGGCACCCGATTTCCTCACCGCCTACCGCGCCGGCCGTGCCCTCATGGCCCTTGCCGCTCGTTGA
- a CDS encoding MBL fold metallo-hydrolase gives MLLETLAVGWFAANCYIVGCPVTREGMIVDPGDEAERILEVVGQMKITVRCVVNTHGHADHIGANRDIKEATGAPLHIHRLDAALLADPARNLSAWAGDPLPPVAPGRLLEDGDLVEVGQMRFRVLHTPGHTPGGICLAGEGAVFSGDTLFAGSVGRTDFPGGSHVTLIRSIKEKLLVLPDETVVYPGHGPATTIGEERAGNPYLQ, from the coding sequence TTGCTGTTAGAGACGCTGGCGGTAGGGTGGTTTGCGGCCAACTGCTACATAGTGGGCTGTCCCGTCACCCGCGAAGGCATGATCGTCGACCCCGGCGACGAAGCGGAGCGCATCCTGGAGGTAGTGGGGCAGATGAAGATCACGGTCCGATGCGTCGTCAACACCCACGGCCACGCCGACCACATCGGCGCCAACCGGGACATCAAGGAGGCCACCGGAGCACCCCTGCACATTCACCGCCTGGATGCCGCCCTGCTGGCAGACCCCGCTCGCAACCTCTCGGCCTGGGCGGGGGACCCCCTTCCTCCCGTCGCCCCCGGCCGGTTGCTGGAAGACGGTGACCTCGTCGAGGTGGGCCAGATGCGCTTCCGGGTCCTGCACACGCCGGGTCACACCCCGGGCGGCATCTGCCTGGCGGGCGAGGGGGCGGTGTTTTCCGGGGACACCCTGTTCGCCGGGTCCGTGGGGCGGACCGACTTTCCCGGAGGCTCCCATGTCACCCTGATCCGATCGATCAAGGAAAAGCTGCTGGTTCTCCCCGACGAGACGGTAGTGTATCCGGGACACGGCCCCGCCACCACCATTGGGGAGGAGAGGGCGGGTAACCCGTACCTGCAGTGA
- the dtd gene encoding D-aminoacyl-tRNA deacylase encodes MRAVVQRVKWARVSVEGRQLAHTGPGFLVLLGVGRGDDATAARHLAEKVATLRVFEDGVGKMNLALGDVGGEVLAVSQFTLYADCRKGRRPGFSDAAPPAEALPLFEEFVADLRRRGVPVQTGAFGEHMLVELANDGPVTVLLDSHPQQSRGRSVGCC; translated from the coding sequence TTGCGGGCGGTGGTACAGCGCGTTAAGTGGGCGCGGGTGTCGGTGGAGGGCCGGCAACTCGCCCATACCGGACCGGGGTTCCTCGTCCTGCTGGGGGTGGGCCGGGGTGATGATGCCACGGCGGCGCGCCATCTGGCGGAGAAGGTGGCCACCCTGCGCGTGTTCGAGGACGGGGTGGGCAAGATGAACCTCGCTCTGGGGGACGTGGGGGGCGAGGTGCTGGCCGTTTCCCAGTTCACCCTTTATGCCGACTGTCGCAAGGGGAGGCGGCCGGGGTTCAGCGATGCTGCTCCCCCCGCAGAAGCACTTCCCCTCTTCGAGGAGTTCGTGGCGGATCTGCGCCGGAGGGGGGTACCGGTGCAGACGGGTGCTTTCGGAGAACATATGCTGGTGGAACTGGCCAACGACGGACCGGTGACCGTGCTCCTGGACAGCCACCCGCAACAGTCACGGGGGAGGTCGGTGGGTTGCTGTTAG
- a CDS encoding bifunctional (p)ppGpp synthetase/guanosine-3',5'-bis(diphosphate) 3'-pyrophosphohydrolase produces the protein MLVEKLSAYYPGADPQLVEKAYRFALRAHEGQRRASGECYIFHPLAVALLLTELEMDPVGIAAALLHDVAEDTGVTLAQIESQFGKQVAGLVDGVTKLGRLGFASAREAQAENLRKMILAMAQDLRVVIIKLADRLHNMRTLGYLPADKQRKIADETLEIYAPLAHRLGVWRFKWELEDLSFRYRDAERYRQLVDRVAKRREEREARLAQVIDLLKERLEAAHIRADVQGRAKHLWSIHRKMVEQGRDLSDIYDLIAVRVVVDTVPDCYAALGVVHSLWKPVSARFKDFISMPKPNMYQSLHTTVIGPAGEPFEVQIRTWEMHRTAEYGVAAHWRYKEGGRITDRRFEEKLSWLRQLLEWSRDVRDAQEFMDSLRIDVFSDQVFVFTPKGDVIDLPAGATPLDFAYRVHTEVGHSCVGAKVNGRIVPLDHPLENGDIVEILTSRHSRGPSPDWLQMVRTSGARSKIRAWFKKQRRDENIAAGRETLDRELRALGLDAREVRPAWLDELAGELNFPAGDDLLAAIGYGAVSAQRVATRLAERLGRLAPEVPAPGPTEPSRTSSQGVLVRGVGDVLVRFSRCCTPIPGDPIIGYVTRGRGVSIHRLDCPNVRALARDSGRLVEVSWDAGADGWYPVEMQVRGLDRPGMLSEVTAVVADARANILSARAWADKGGLALIDLVLQVHNLRELDDLARRIRKIKDVVSVDRVVRESRTP, from the coding sequence GTGCTGGTCGAGAAGCTCAGCGCTTACTACCCGGGAGCGGATCCGCAACTGGTGGAGAAGGCGTACCGTTTTGCCCTGCGGGCCCACGAGGGACAGCGCCGCGCTTCGGGTGAGTGCTACATCTTCCATCCCCTCGCGGTGGCCCTGCTGCTCACCGAGCTGGAGATGGACCCGGTGGGCATTGCGGCTGCCCTCCTGCACGATGTGGCAGAAGACACCGGCGTCACCCTGGCCCAGATCGAGTCCCAGTTCGGCAAGCAGGTGGCCGGCCTGGTGGACGGAGTCACCAAGCTGGGCCGGCTGGGGTTTGCCTCGGCCCGGGAGGCCCAGGCCGAGAACCTGCGCAAGATGATCCTGGCCATGGCCCAGGACCTGCGTGTGGTGATCATCAAGCTGGCCGACCGGCTCCACAACATGCGCACCCTGGGCTACCTGCCTGCGGACAAGCAGCGCAAGATCGCGGACGAGACCCTGGAGATCTACGCACCCCTGGCTCACCGGCTGGGGGTCTGGCGGTTCAAGTGGGAGCTGGAGGATCTGTCCTTCCGGTACCGGGATGCCGAGCGTTACCGGCAGCTGGTGGACCGGGTTGCCAAACGGCGCGAGGAGCGGGAGGCCCGGCTGGCACAGGTCATCGATCTATTGAAGGAGCGGCTGGAGGCCGCGCACATCAGGGCCGACGTCCAGGGGAGGGCCAAGCACCTGTGGAGCATCCACCGCAAGATGGTGGAGCAGGGCCGCGACCTGTCCGACATTTACGACCTCATCGCCGTGCGGGTGGTCGTGGACACCGTCCCCGACTGCTACGCCGCCCTGGGGGTCGTCCATTCCCTCTGGAAGCCGGTCTCGGCCCGCTTCAAGGACTTCATCTCCATGCCCAAGCCCAACATGTACCAGTCTCTGCACACCACGGTGATCGGGCCCGCGGGAGAGCCCTTTGAGGTGCAGATCCGCACCTGGGAGATGCACCGCACGGCTGAGTACGGGGTGGCCGCCCACTGGCGCTACAAGGAGGGTGGTCGGATCACCGATCGGCGGTTCGAGGAGAAGCTCTCCTGGTTACGCCAGCTGCTGGAGTGGTCCCGGGACGTGCGGGATGCCCAGGAGTTCATGGATTCCCTGCGCATCGACGTCTTCTCCGACCAGGTCTTCGTGTTCACCCCCAAAGGCGACGTGATCGATCTTCCGGCGGGAGCGACCCCGCTGGACTTCGCTTATCGGGTGCACACTGAAGTGGGCCACTCGTGCGTGGGGGCCAAAGTGAACGGGCGCATCGTCCCCCTCGACCACCCCCTGGAAAACGGCGACATCGTGGAGATCCTCACCTCGCGGCACAGCCGGGGCCCCAGTCCCGACTGGCTCCAGATGGTGAGGACTTCGGGAGCGCGCTCCAAGATCCGGGCCTGGTTCAAAAAGCAGCGCCGGGATGAGAACATCGCCGCCGGCCGCGAGACCCTGGACCGAGAGTTGCGGGCGCTGGGGCTGGACGCCCGGGAGGTTCGGCCCGCGTGGTTGGATGAGTTGGCCGGGGAACTGAACTTCCCCGCCGGGGACGACCTGCTGGCTGCGATCGGATACGGGGCGGTGAGCGCCCAGCGGGTGGCCACCCGCCTGGCGGAACGGCTGGGGCGACTGGCTCCTGAGGTGCCGGCGCCGGGTCCGACCGAGCCCAGTCGTACCAGCAGCCAGGGTGTGCTGGTCCGGGGCGTGGGAGACGTGCTGGTGCGTTTCTCACGCTGCTGCACTCCCATTCCCGGCGACCCCATCATCGGCTACGTGACGCGGGGTCGGGGTGTCTCCATCCACCGGCTGGACTGCCCCAACGTGCGGGCCCTGGCACGTGACTCCGGTCGGCTGGTGGAGGTGTCCTGGGACGCGGGCGCCGATGGCTGGTACCCGGTGGAGATGCAGGTGCGGGGCCTGGACCGGCCGGGGATGCTCTCGGAAGTCACTGCGGTGGTGGCAGACGCCCGGGCCAACATCCTGTCGGCCCGGGCCTGGGCCGACAAGGGCGGCCTGGCCCTGATAGACCTGGTCCTGCAGGTACACAACCTGCGGGAACTGGACGACCTGGCCCGGCGCATCCGCAAAATCAAGGACGTGGTTTCGGTGGACCGGGTGGTGCGAGAGTCCCGCACGCCCTGA